In a single window of the Candidatus Tisiphia endosymbiont of Nemotelus nigrinus genome:
- a CDS encoding TfoX/Sxy family protein, translating into MKSNEFVEYIKDILAPFGQITARAMFGSYGIYKDGVIIGIVARNELYFKIDNNMVVSLKSFISEPFTYNSSNKLITISYWKVLPEILDQEEKLANLVSMVFDTSINSNKKVSR; encoded by the coding sequence ATGAAAAGTAATGAATTTGTTGAATATATTAAAGATATACTAGCCCCTTTTGGTCAAATCACTGCTCGTGCAATGTTTGGTAGTTATGGTATATATAAAGATGGAGTAATAATAGGAATAGTTGCAAGAAACGAGTTATATTTTAAAATAGATAACAACATGGTTGTGTCTTTAAAATCTTTTATCTCTGAACCATTTACATATAATAGTTCAAATAAGTTGATAACTATATCATATTGGAAAGTATTACCTGAGATTTTAGATCAAGAGGAAAAGTTAGCGAATTTAGTCTCTATGGTATTTGATACATCTATTAATTCTAATAAAAAAGTATCTCGGTAA
- a CDS encoding SDR family NAD(P)-dependent oxidoreductase, with amino-acid sequence MQLFNLTGKTALITGASSGLGEQFSRLLSTMGVRTILASRRLDKLQTLASELRNAIALEMDVADKISVQRAFNILKEQGELIDICINNAGIAKPTPVFASCELDDFESIMQTNILGVWYVTKKVANHMRNHGIHGSIINISSVNGANRLRENIAGYCASKASVIQMTKALVGELAKAHIRINCIIPGIFHTPLTDYRLNTEEKRKAIEELTPLNFIAEPSDLDGAILYLASNKASRYVTGSCITVDGGASWGGK; translated from the coding sequence ATGCAACTTTTCAATTTAACAGGCAAAACAGCCCTCATTACAGGAGCAAGTAGCGGTCTAGGAGAGCAATTTTCTCGCCTTCTTTCTACTATGGGGGTACGAACCATATTGGCTAGTAGAAGACTAGATAAACTGCAAACTTTAGCTTCTGAGCTTAGAAACGCTATCGCCCTGGAAATGGATGTAGCAGATAAGATATCTGTTCAAAGAGCCTTTAATATATTAAAAGAACAAGGAGAACTCATAGATATCTGCATTAATAATGCCGGAATTGCAAAACCTACCCCCGTATTTGCATCATGTGAACTAGATGATTTCGAGTCTATTATGCAAACCAATATACTGGGAGTTTGGTATGTTACCAAGAAAGTTGCTAATCATATGAGAAACCATGGAATACATGGAAGTATTATCAATATTAGTAGTGTTAATGGAGCCAACCGGTTACGTGAAAATATCGCTGGTTACTGCGCCTCTAAAGCATCTGTTATCCAAATGACAAAGGCATTAGTCGGAGAGTTGGCAAAAGCACATATTCGAATTAATTGTATTATACCTGGTATATTTCATACACCACTTACAGATTACCGATTAAATACAGAAGAAAAACGTAAAGCAATAGAAGAGCTTACCCCTCTAAATTTTATAGCAGAACCTAGTGACCTTGATGGTGCAATTTTATATCTTGCTTCAAACAAAGCATCTCGCTATGTTACAGGCTCATGTATTACCGTTGATGGTGGTGCTTCCTGGGGAGGTAAGTAA
- a CDS encoding Ppx/GppA phosphatase family protein, with protein sequence MRSAIIDIGYNAVRAVVYECDRLGAPEIFNDKFKSDIINLLNLDNLEVKHQAYLSLQYFVHIFDRLSVTDVKCVATAILRGHPRAEEFREIVKRKFNINIEVISGDREAYLTAAGLISGINDACGIAADLGGGSLELAHIKDKKVGILKSLPLGTGLITNNHFDDINIINQMIKKEFEGLHCPNLYLIGGALRLIGRSYMKFVHYPLKNLHNLEINRKEFELYLERLAHVNMLRTQHKSRIHGNAILVAKSMLNVFLPEKVIISNYGLKEGVRFSCLPEEEQQKDIIYERIKTLVNFDETTCNIKNYTEVIKPILIQPDAMTISIIALVMMLAQYNKNIDRTLRSSFIVEFILASDIPFNHRQRLMLSNALALTYTSRSDTYINRLTKRMINSYDYCNSHIIGNFIKIAREIDGPEFQSPSFSLDLKDNGYIEIATLNILPKMVFEKVCDRLKTIGFVRKNIC encoded by the coding sequence ATGCGCTCAGCTATTATTGACATTGGCTATAATGCCGTAAGAGCTGTAGTTTATGAATGTGATAGACTTGGAGCTCCAGAAATTTTTAATGATAAATTTAAAAGTGATATTATTAATTTACTTAATCTAGATAATTTAGAAGTGAAGCATCAAGCATATTTGTCGTTACAATATTTTGTACATATTTTTGATAGGTTATCAGTAACAGATGTTAAATGTGTTGCTACTGCTATACTTAGAGGGCATCCAAGAGCAGAAGAATTTAGAGAGATAGTTAAGAGAAAATTTAATATTAATATTGAAGTTATTTCGGGTGATCGTGAGGCTTATCTTACAGCTGCCGGATTAATTTCTGGTATTAATGATGCTTGTGGCATCGCAGCAGACTTAGGGGGTGGCAGTCTTGAGCTTGCACACATCAAAGATAAAAAGGTGGGTATCTTAAAGTCTCTACCTTTAGGTACTGGTCTAATCACTAATAATCATTTTGACGATATTAATATAATTAATCAAATGATCAAGAAAGAGTTTGAAGGATTACATTGCCCAAACTTATATTTAATAGGAGGGGCTTTAAGATTAATTGGACGTTCTTATATGAAGTTTGTTCATTATCCTCTTAAAAATTTACATAACCTTGAAATAAACCGTAAGGAATTTGAGCTATATCTTGAAAGATTGGCCCATGTTAATATGCTGAGAACACAACACAAGTCAAGAATTCATGGTAATGCAATCTTAGTGGCAAAATCTATGCTCAATGTCTTTTTACCGGAAAAGGTGATAATTTCAAATTATGGTTTAAAAGAAGGTGTTAGATTTTCTTGTCTTCCTGAAGAAGAACAGCAAAAAGATATTATTTATGAACGAATCAAGACATTGGTAAATTTTGACGAGACTACTTGTAATATCAAAAATTATACAGAAGTTATCAAACCTATCTTAATTCAACCAGATGCTATGACAATTAGTATAATTGCTTTGGTCATGATGCTTGCACAATATAATAAGAATATTGATAGAACACTGCGTTCTAGTTTTATTGTTGAATTTATTTTAGCTTCAGATATTCCTTTTAATCACCGTCAAAGATTGATGCTGAGTAACGCTCTTGCACTTACCTATACATCAAGAAGCGATACATATATTAATAGATTGACAAAAAGAATGATTAATTCGTATGATTATTGTAACAGCCATATAATAGGTAATTTTATAAAAATTGCTAGAGAAATTGATGGACCAGAATTTCAGTCACCATCTTTTTCTCTTGATTTAAAAGATAATGGATATATTGAAATTGCTACATTAAATATCCTACCAAAAATGGTGTTTGAAAAAGTGTGTGATCGTCTGAAAACTATAGGTTTTGTACGAAAAAATATTTGTTGA
- a CDS encoding type IV secretory system conjugative DNA transfer family protein: MEWHKIQKLVRNIFGHAIIHPLVIFCTIWISGAIVAFITNETKVLNVDLVAIDIAYKWSYWLISVWSQLTLQAYNYLKIKLILALTMPTIIVIIFYWKNFKRIKSLQFFTQPEKVYGDASWATEDDISRAGLRTKHGMLLGTNSGGYFVAEGFQHALLFAPTGSGKGVGFVIPNLLFWEHSIIVHDIKLENHGFTSGWRQKQGQRVFVWEPSNPDGITHCYNPIDWVSTKPGQMVDDVQKISNLIMPEKDFWNNEARSLFLGVVLYLIADPTKTKSFGEVVRTMRSDDVVYNLAVVLDTLGKVIHPVAYMNIAAFLQKADKERSGVISTMNSSLELWANPLIDAATASSDFNILEFKKIKTTVYVGLTPDNIQRLQKLMQVFYQQATEFLSRKMPDLKEEPYGVMFLLDEFPTLGKMETFKAGIAFFRGYRVRLFLIIQDTQQLKGTYEDAGMNSFLSNSTYRITFAANNYETANLISQLVGNKTVEQRSYSKPIFFDLNISTRTQNVSQVSRALLLPQEVIQLPKDEQIVLIESFPPIKSLKIKYYEDKFFTNRLLPPTFIPTQKPYDPNKNNIGEEQENVSSSTADSTTKED; the protein is encoded by the coding sequence ATGGAATGGCATAAAATACAAAAACTTGTTCGTAACATCTTTGGACACGCTATAATACACCCATTAGTAATATTTTGCACGATATGGATCAGTGGAGCAATAGTTGCATTCATTACCAACGAAACTAAAGTCCTAAATGTTGACTTAGTAGCCATAGATATAGCTTATAAGTGGTCTTATTGGTTAATTAGTGTGTGGTCGCAATTAACTCTCCAAGCGTATAATTACTTAAAAATTAAGTTAATATTAGCCCTAACTATGCCAACAATTATAGTTATCATATTCTACTGGAAGAATTTTAAAAGAATAAAAAGTTTGCAATTTTTTACTCAGCCGGAAAAAGTCTATGGTGATGCTAGTTGGGCTACTGAAGATGATATAAGTAGAGCTGGTTTACGTACAAAACATGGTATGTTACTTGGTACTAATAGTGGTGGATATTTTGTTGCTGAAGGGTTTCAGCATGCTTTGCTTTTTGCTCCAACCGGTTCAGGTAAAGGCGTAGGATTTGTTATTCCTAATTTATTATTTTGGGAACACTCTATAATAGTGCATGATATTAAGCTAGAGAATCATGGTTTTACAAGTGGTTGGCGGCAAAAACAAGGGCAACGTGTATTTGTTTGGGAACCATCAAATCCTGATGGGATAACTCATTGTTATAATCCGATAGATTGGGTAAGTACCAAACCAGGTCAAATGGTGGATGACGTACAAAAAATCTCAAATCTTATTATGCCTGAAAAAGATTTTTGGAATAATGAGGCCCGCAGTTTATTTCTTGGTGTGGTGCTATACTTGATTGCTGATCCGACAAAAACTAAATCTTTTGGCGAAGTGGTTAGAACCATGCGTAGTGATGATGTAGTGTATAATTTAGCAGTAGTTCTAGATACTTTAGGCAAAGTGATACATCCTGTTGCTTATATGAATATAGCGGCATTTTTACAAAAAGCAGATAAAGAACGTTCAGGTGTTATCTCGACAATGAACTCCTCTTTAGAACTATGGGCAAATCCCCTTATTGATGCTGCTACTGCCTCATCTGACTTTAATATACTTGAGTTTAAGAAGATTAAAACAACAGTGTATGTTGGTCTAACTCCTGATAATATACAACGTTTGCAAAAATTGATGCAGGTTTTTTACCAGCAAGCTACAGAATTTTTAAGTCGTAAAATGCCCGATCTAAAAGAAGAACCTTATGGGGTGATGTTCTTGCTTGATGAATTCCCTACTTTAGGCAAAATGGAAACGTTTAAGGCTGGTATCGCATTCTTCAGGGGATATAGAGTTCGCCTATTCTTGATTATCCAAGATACCCAACAGCTCAAAGGAACTTATGAGGATGCTGGCATGAATTCGTTTCTGTCAAATTCTACATATCGTATTACTTTTGCAGCTAATAATTATGAAACAGCTAACTTAATATCTCAGCTAGTTGGTAATAAAACAGTTGAACAACGATCTTATAGTAAACCAATATTTTTTGATCTTAATATTTCAACAAGAACTCAGAATGTATCGCAAGTTTCAAGGGCTCTGCTTTTACCTCAGGAAGTAATTCAACTGCCAAAAGATGAACAAATTGTTTTAATTGAATCTTTCCCGCCTATAAAATCTTTAAAAATTAAGTATTATGAAGATAAGTTCTTTACAAATAGGCTATTACCCCCTACATTTATTCCAACTCAAAAACCTTATGATCCAAACAAAAATAATATAGGCGAAGAGCAAGAAAATGTAAGTTCTAGCACTGCAGATTCTACCACTAAAGAAGATTAA
- the virB11 gene encoding P-type DNA transfer ATPase VirB11, with the protein MSDNFAALETFLLPFKELFAEDGVNEIMVNKPGEVWVEKKGDQFCKSVPELDFEHLISLGRLVAQSTDQMISEERPLLSASLPNGYRIQIVFPPACEPGYVGYAIRKGSTMNLTLDQYDKMGAFDSTSTGELIDENEAVLNNYLKENKIKEFIRHAVISKKNIIISGGTSTGKTTFTNAALAEIPNSERLITVEDAREVILTNHPNKLHLLASKGGQGRAKVTTQDLIEACLRLRPDRIIVGELRGAEAFSFLRAINTGHPGSISTLHADAPTMAIEQLKLMVMQASLGMPPDKVKKYILAVVDIVVQLKRGSGGKRYVSEIYYSKNRQG; encoded by the coding sequence ATGAGTGATAATTTTGCTGCGTTAGAGACTTTCCTATTACCATTTAAAGAACTGTTCGCAGAGGATGGTGTTAATGAGATCATGGTAAACAAACCAGGAGAAGTATGGGTTGAGAAAAAAGGAGACCAATTTTGCAAATCAGTACCTGAACTTGATTTCGAACATCTTATATCGCTTGGTAGGTTGGTAGCTCAGTCAACTGATCAGATGATTTCCGAAGAAAGGCCTTTACTTTCCGCCTCACTACCTAATGGTTATCGTATCCAAATAGTGTTTCCTCCTGCTTGTGAGCCGGGATATGTTGGTTATGCTATCAGGAAAGGTAGTACAATGAATCTTACATTAGATCAATATGACAAGATGGGAGCTTTTGATTCAACATCTACTGGGGAACTGATTGACGAGAATGAAGCAGTATTAAACAACTATCTAAAAGAAAATAAAATAAAAGAATTTATTCGGCATGCGGTAATTTCTAAGAAAAATATTATTATTAGTGGTGGTACATCAACTGGTAAAACAACCTTTACTAACGCTGCATTAGCAGAAATTCCAAATAGCGAACGATTAATCACTGTGGAAGATGCACGAGAGGTAATCTTAACAAACCATCCTAATAAATTACACCTCCTAGCTTCAAAAGGGGGACAAGGTCGTGCAAAAGTTACTACTCAGGATTTGATTGAAGCATGTTTACGCCTAAGACCTGATAGAATTATTGTCGGTGAACTTAGGGGGGCTGAGGCATTTAGTTTCTTACGAGCCATTAATACAGGGCATCCTGGTTCTATATCTACTTTACATGCTGATGCACCAACCATGGCTATAGAACAGCTTAAGTTAATGGTGATGCAAGCTAGTTTAGGTATGCCACCAGATAAAGTAAAAAAATATATATTAGCGGTCGTCGATATTGTGGTACAATTGAAGCGAGGTAGTGGTGGTAAAAGATATGTCTCGGAAATATACTATAGTAAGAATAGGCAAGGATAA
- a CDS encoding TrbI/VirB10 family protein, whose protein sequence is MAEQDNTTSQISVPGTEEQDIPEVQNELSKVATNPKQSIAILLVISAVFIFIFFKLFISDNKPSEVVVAPSVPTDITKATQDNSKNIPEIPKLPEAPKLEVPVERPPPPPPPQPIPPKVTDIPTVPLPLPSGDSNATLPAVTPSPLPGKLTESEEEKNRREAKRKSAIVLIAGVPEKKTPSQIAEEANFQDRGDMAFVLARGKIMEAVLETAINSDLGGEIRAIISRDVFSEKEKIILIPKGSKIFGVYATGTDGAYGRISIIWNRIDLSSGYTINLDALAVDNLGRKGEQGRVDNKFKERLTNAVLSSAFNIALANALDKVVAPPVNSQVVAANAAIAANIQNLAQSINNGPGTEDVKISQICTSVMNAITDKTSTAYTSMMQACSTAHNPTGSQPGQRLIALMSAVTSAAASLLSSTANAATPTQAQTASKQAFTDVSNTMKDMMQQQALKSTITIDQGTLIRIYVNKDYKFPQAVLRKSRLIK, encoded by the coding sequence AAGTTCAAAATGAGCTATCAAAAGTTGCCACTAATCCTAAGCAAAGTATTGCGATTTTGCTTGTCATTTCTGCTGTTTTTATATTTATTTTTTTTAAACTTTTTATTAGTGATAATAAACCATCTGAGGTGGTAGTGGCTCCGTCAGTGCCTACTGATATTACTAAAGCAACACAAGATAACTCTAAAAATATACCAGAAATTCCAAAATTACCAGAAGCTCCTAAGCTTGAAGTGCCTGTGGAGCGTCCACCGCCACCACCTCCTCCACAACCTATTCCCCCTAAAGTTACTGATATACCAACAGTTCCTTTACCACTTCCTTCAGGAGATAGTAATGCTACTCTTCCTGCTGTTACGCCATCACCTCTTCCTGGGAAGTTAACTGAAAGTGAAGAAGAAAAGAACCGTCGTGAAGCAAAGAGAAAATCTGCTATAGTATTAATTGCAGGAGTTCCAGAGAAAAAAACACCGAGTCAAATTGCCGAAGAAGCAAATTTTCAAGATCGGGGAGATATGGCATTTGTTCTTGCTCGTGGCAAGATAATGGAAGCAGTATTAGAGACTGCTATTAACAGTGATTTAGGTGGAGAAATAAGGGCAATAATTAGCAGAGATGTATTCTCTGAAAAGGAGAAAATTATTTTAATTCCTAAAGGATCAAAGATTTTTGGTGTTTATGCAACTGGTACTGATGGAGCATATGGTCGGATTTCCATAATATGGAATCGTATTGATCTATCAAGTGGTTATACCATTAATTTAGATGCTTTAGCTGTTGATAATCTTGGAAGAAAAGGCGAGCAGGGAAGAGTAGATAATAAATTTAAAGAACGATTAACCAACGCTGTATTATCATCAGCATTTAATATTGCACTTGCCAATGCTCTTGACAAAGTGGTAGCTCCACCAGTTAATTCGCAAGTTGTTGCTGCTAATGCTGCTATCGCTGCTAATATACAAAATTTAGCACAAAGTATTAATAATGGTCCTGGTACTGAGGATGTTAAAATTTCACAGATCTGTACTAGTGTGATGAATGCCATTACTGATAAAACCTCAACAGCATATACTTCCATGATGCAGGCTTGTAGTACTGCTCACAATCCAACTGGATCGCAACCTGGTCAAAGACTTATTGCATTAATGAGTGCAGTAACTAGTGCAGCAGCTAGTTTGTTATCTAGTACAGCAAATGCTGCCACTCCAACCCAGGCACAAACAGCCTCAAAACAAGCTTTTACTGACGTCAGCAATACTATGAAAGATATGATGCAGCAACAGGCACTTAAATCAACTATTACCATAGATCAAGGTACGTTAATAAGGATTTATGTCAATAAAGATTATAAATTTCCTCAAGCTGTATTAAGAAAATCAAGATTGATAAAATGA